DNA from Acidobacteriota bacterium:
GGGGAGATGTCGAGCTGCGCCTCGCCGCTGCCGTTGGTTTGGCCGTAGCCGCTCAACCTGTTCTCCCCTCCGGACCGGATCAGGACGGTCGCACCGGCCACGGGTTCGCCGCGAGCAGTCGTGACGGTCACGGTCAGGCGGTCGGCAGTGCCCAGGACCAGTTCGATCTCCCGCTCGGCACCCGCTACCAGCTCGAAGGCCTCGACCTTGGCCGCCTCCGCCCCCTTCCTCGCTTCGGCCGACCAGGCGCCGGACGGAACTTCATCGAAACGGAAGCGGCCGTCGGCATCGGTGACTCGCCGGGGAAAGCTGTCTCTCGGCCCCCACAGGACCGAGCTGCCGCCGGAACGGCGGTCGTGTTCTCTTCTGAGCCTCACCGGGACGCCGGCGGCGCTGTTCCCGCCTGCGTCGACGAGGCTGCCCGTAACGATCCCTCCGGGCTGGAGTTCGATCAGGACCGGGTTCTCACCGTCGACGCGTACGCCCGGCCGAACGAGAAGCGGGTAGCCGGCACCCCGTACGCCGAGATCAACCAGATTGGTAGAGAGGCCCTCGAGCCTGAAGCGACCGTCCGCATCGGCGGTGGCCGTCCGCGCAGTGCTGCCGAACTGGTTCCGGGCCTGGGCCCTTATCCAGGCGCCTGCGACCGGTTCACGGTCGGCGCCGAGGACGACTCCGTGGATCGTCCCACCGGAAACGAGGGTCAGATCGCCGAGATCGAGGGTCGCATCGCCGGCTGGAACGTCGATCTCCGCGGGCGGGCGGTCAGCGTACCCGGGATGGCGTAGGCGCAGTGCGTAGTCGCCGTGGGCCACGGCGGAGAACACGAACGCGCCCTGTTCGTTTGTCCTGGTCGTTGCGGCTGGAGTTTCGAAAGGGGACCTGTAGTCGGACTGGTCCAGGGGCCAGAGCAGGGACACATTGGCTTCGGCCACGGGATCTCCGCCGGTGTCGACCGCCACGCCGTGGACCTGGCGGCCTGGACCGAGTACCAGGTGGACGGGGTCGAGCGTCGTGCCGGGTTCGAGAGGCGGCAAATCAAGGAGGGCACTCGCGTAGCCGGCCGCCTGAGCGATCAGACGGTAGGCGTGGCCGTGGACGACCCCTTCGACGCGAAAGGAACCGTCGGGCGCCGAGGTGGCGGATGCCGAACGGAGCGAGTTGAAGGGCGTGACCAGCGCGTTCCGGGGCCGGGCCCGGATTCTGGCGCCTTCCAGCGCTGCTCCGGACGCGTCAGTCACCAGGCCGCGGATGTGGGCCTCGGTGGCAGATGAGGCACTGCCTGGCTGGGCGGGGAGCGAGCCGGCCGCGAGCGCAGCGATGCCGGTGAAGCCGAAACAGCGCAGTAGTCGGGGCGTCTTCATCGTCAACGTCTGATGGAGGAGGAGCGTTCCAGGAGTGATCAGGCAGCGACCGCCGCCTCGAACGCCGCCGCGACGGCGAGGGTCCGGCGGTCCGTTCCCCGTGGCGTGACGATCTGCAGGCCCACCGGCAGGCCCGATGGGCCGACTCCGCAGGGGACGGAGATGGCCGGGCAGCCGGTGACGGTGATGGAGTAGCAGGAGGCCATCCAGTCCGTGTAGCTTGTCATCGACTGGCCCTCGATCTCCGTCGGGTAGGGGCGGTCGACGTCGAAGGGCAGGACCTGCACGGCCGGCAGGAGCAGCGCGTCGTAGGACTCGAAGAACTCGACGACGCGGCAGTGGAGGCGGGTGCGCTCAGCCTGGGCTGTCGCGACGTCCGGGCCCGTGAGCGCCAGGCCACGTTCGATCTCTTCGATCACGGTGTCCTTCATCTGCGAACGGCGCTCGGGGAACAGCGGTCCCAGCTTGTCGGCGAACAGGTTCGCGCGCAGGGTGCGGAAGATGGCGTCGGCTCCGGAGAGGTCGGGCGCAGCTCCTTCGACCGTCGCGCCGAGGTCGTGGAACGCCGTCAGCGCGGTCTCGCAGACCTGAACGACCTCCCGTTCGACCGGGTAGAGGTCGAGGTTGGGCGTCCACGCGAGACGGAGGCCGGGCAGGTCGAGTGGTTCGACCGGGTGGAAGGGCTCCGAGGGTCGGGCCAGCGAGATGGGATCCCGCGGGTCCGGCCCGGCGATGACGGAGAACAGGAGCGCGGCGTCGGCGACGTTGCGGCCCATCGGCCCGAGAACAGCGAGATCGTCCCAGCCCTGCTCGGGAGGCACGCGCGGCACGCGACCCGGCGTCGGCCGGAAGCCGACGACGCCGCAGAAACTGGCCGGGTTGCGGAGCGAGCCGCCGAGGTCGCTGCCGTCGGCGATGGGCAGCATGCCGCTCGCGAGGGCGGCAGCCGCGCCGCCGCTCGAACCGCCGCAGGTGCGGGTGGGGTCCCAGGGGTTGCGGGTCTTGCCGTAGACGGGGTTGAAGGTCTGCGAGCCGGCGCCGAACTCGGGCGTGTTCGTCTTGCCGATGACGACGGCGCCGGCATGGCGGATCCGTTCGACGATCAGGGCGTCGAAGTCGGGGACGTTGTCCGCGAAGATCGGCGATCCGAAGGTCGTGCGGATGCCAGTCGTCGGGACCAGGTCCTTGACCGCGGTCGGCAGGCCGAGGAGGGGCTTCGCCGCCGCGGCTTCCGGGTCAAGGCGGCGCAACTCGTCAACGGCGCGCGCCTGTTCGAGGGCGTGGTCGCGGTCGAGGGTGCAGATCGCGTTGAGTTCCGGATTCCGGCGGTCGATCCAGCCGAGGTGGGCGTCCAGCACCTCGACCGCCGAGACCTCGCCGCGGGCCAGTAGCCCGGCGAGATCGACGGCGGTGCGGGTGCAGAGATCGGGGGCGCCGGCGCACCCGGTGGCGGCGGTCACTCGGCGCCGGTGCTTGCGCCGCCTCCGCCGGTCACGTGCTGGTCGAGGAAGGCCCGGATGACCCGGAAGATCTCCTGCTGCTCGTCGGGCGTGAAGTTGCCGTGGCCCTTGCCGGGCACGGTGTGAATCTTGTTGGTGACGCCCGCCTCGTCGAGCTTGGCGTGCAGGTCGAGGGCGTGCTGGTAGGGCACGATGTTGTCGACGTCGCCGTGGATCGTCAGGATCGGCGGCAGGCCGGAACGAACGTATGTCATCGGCGAGACGCGCTTGGCGAGTTCCATGCGGTCGGACTTCGAACCCATCCAGGCGACGGCGTAGCTCTTCGCATTGACGCCTTCGAGCAGGTCGCCGACATCGGTGATCCCGAACCAGTTGACGATCGCCGCGACCGGCATCTCGTACTCGTCCGCCGCGGCCCAGCCCGGGCGGTCCGCGTCGCGGCCGGGGCAGAGGCGGTCCAGGCCGGCGGAGGCCGGCAGCATGCCCGTGGTAAGCGACAGGTGGCCGCCGGCGGAGGCGCCGCTCACCACCAGCCGGGAGGTGTCGATGTTGTAGTCCTCGGCGTTCTCGTAGATCCAGCGCAGAGCGCAGCGGCAGTCCTCGACGGCGCCGGGCGCGAGCGCGTTGCGGCCGAGCCGGTACTCGACGTTGACCACGGCCCATCCCATCTCTAGGTAGGGGAGGGCGCGCAGCACGCTGGATTCCTTCGTGCCGCCGACCCAGCCGCCGCCGTGGATGTAGATCAGGGTCGGGACCGGCCCCTGGCCGCGGGGAGTCATCACGTCCAGCTTCGACTCATAGCCGTCGGCCGTCAGATAGGTGATGTTCGGGGCGACGCGATAGCGGCTCATGATGTCGACCGTCACCGACTCGCCGTCCTGGGCGAAGGCGGGGACCGGTGGAGCGAAGAGCAGGGCAGCGGCGATTGCGGCCGTGGTCGCGACGTTGAGCGACGTTCGGGTGAGTCGAGTCACTGAGGACCTCCCTTGGGGATTCGGGGTGCGGATGGAGTGGGGAGTTTACTCGGGGAGGCCCGCGGGGGCGCCGGCCCACTCAGTGGGGAGGCGACGCGGACTCAGGCGACAATGCCGCGGCCGCGGCAGGCGGCGATCTCGTCGGCGGAGAGCCCGAGGACATCGGCGAGGACGGCGTCGGTGTGCTCGCCGAGCAGGGGCGCCCGGCGGGGGCTCAGATCGCGACCCGCGATACGAAACGGCGGCCCGACGAGTTCCAGGTCTCCCCATTCCGGGTGCTCGACGGTGGCGAAGGAGCCCCGGGCCCGCAGGTGGGAGTCGGCGTAGAGATCCCGGGCATCGCGCGACGGAGCGGCGGCGACACCGGTCCGCAGGAGTTCGCGGGCCAGCCAGTCGCGGTCCCGCTCCCTGGTCCAGGCGGCGACGATCGCGTCGAGTTCCGTTTCGTTCTGCTTCCTGGCCGTTGCGGTTGCGAAGCGCGGGTCCTCGGCCAGCTCTGGCCGGCCCATCGTCGCCGTGAGCCGGGCGAACTCCTCGTCGCTGTGGACCTCGATGGCGAGCCAGCGGTCGATTCCCCAGCAGCGATAGACGCCGTGCGGCGCCGAATGGCGGTGCGAGTTGCCGGCGCGTTCCGGGACTTCCCCCGTCATCTCGTACTCGAGGAGGATCTCGCCGAGGATCGAGCTCACGCCCTCGCACTGCGAGTAGTCGATGAACTGGCCTTGGCCCGTGCGGCTGCGGTGATGCAACGCGGCGACGATCGAGAAGGCGAGCGTGATCGCGTTCATCAGGTCGACGTCGCCGCCGCTGTGAGTCGGGTGATCGTCCGGGTAGCCGGAGATCCAGGCCCCGCCGGCCACGCCCTGGTGGACCATCGCGTAGCCGAGGTACTCGGTTTCCGGGCCGCCGTGGCCGCGTCCCGACGAGGAGGCCACGATGAGCTCCGGGTTTGCGCGGCGGAGGTTCTCGTAGTCGAGGCCGAGCTTGACCATGGCGCCGGGACGCATGTTGTCGTAGATCACGTCGCACTCGCCGGCGAGGCGCAGGGCGAGTGCGCGGCCTTCCGCCTGCGACAGGTCCAGGGCCAGCGACCGCTTGTTCAGGTTCATCGTGTTGAACGCCATGCCGGCGTCCTCACCGATCTTCTGCGGCGCCTCCTCGGCGCGGGGCCAGACCACGGAGCGGCGCGTCAGGTCGAGGCGCCTGGGTCCTTCGACCTTGATTACTTCGGCGCCCAGGGTCGAGAGCAGGACGCCGGCGTAGGGGCCCGCCCACACCCAGGCGAACTCGGCGACGCGTATGCCCTCGAGCGGGAGCTTACGCGTCGCGGGTGGAGCGGTTGGGACCGAGCCGGCGGCAACCGGAGCGCCGTTGCCGGCCGCGGCGACTTCGGCGAGGACCTCGCTCGAATGTTCGCCGAGCTGTGGCGCCGGGCGCGACACCTTCGGCCTGGAGGCGTCCATACGGTACGGCCAGCCGGCGTAACGCTTCGCCCCGGTGCTTGGGTGGTCCACTTCGACGAAGTAGTCGCGAGCGGCGTACTGCTGGTAGTCCATCACGTCCGCGGCGTCGTGGATCGGTCCGACCGGAATGCCCAGGTTGGCGGCGCGGTGGTACA
Protein-coding regions in this window:
- a CDS encoding carboxypeptidase regulatory-like domain-containing protein codes for the protein MKTPRLLRCFGFTGIAALAAGSLPAQPGSASSATEAHIRGLVTDASGAALEGARIRARPRNALVTPFNSLRSASATSAPDGSFRVEGVVHGHAYRLIAQAAGYASALLDLPPLEPGTTLDPVHLVLGPGRQVHGVAVDTGGDPVAEANVSLLWPLDQSDYRSPFETPAATTRTNEQGAFVFSAVAHGDYALRLRHPGYADRPPAEIDVPAGDATLDLGDLTLVSGGTIHGVVLGADREPVAGAWIRAQARNQFGSTARTATADADGRFRLEGLSTNLVDLGVRGAGYPLLVRPGVRVDGENPVLIELQPGGIVTGSLVDAGGNSAAGVPVRLRREHDRRSGGSSVLWGPRDSFPRRVTDADGRFRFDEVPSGAWSAEARKGAEAAKVEAFELVAGAEREIELVLGTADRLTVTVTTARGEPVAGATVLIRSGGENRLSGYGQTNGSGEAQLDISPGPATVEVEHERLGDESRQVELSPGANELRIELQAIDLESDLEGVRIELEAAAATIAGVVVNAATGEPIYLAHLIAADAARARH
- a CDS encoding amidase; the protein is MTAATGCAGAPDLCTRTAVDLAGLLARGEVSAVEVLDAHLGWIDRRNPELNAICTLDRDHALEQARAVDELRRLDPEAAAAKPLLGLPTAVKDLVPTTGIRTTFGSPIFADNVPDFDALIVERIRHAGAVVIGKTNTPEFGAGSQTFNPVYGKTRNPWDPTRTCGGSSGGAAAALASGMLPIADGSDLGGSLRNPASFCGVVGFRPTPGRVPRVPPEQGWDDLAVLGPMGRNVADAALLFSVIAGPDPRDPISLARPSEPFHPVEPLDLPGLRLAWTPNLDLYPVEREVVQVCETALTAFHDLGATVEGAAPDLSGADAIFRTLRANLFADKLGPLFPERRSQMKDTVIEEIERGLALTGPDVATAQAERTRLHCRVVEFFESYDALLLPAVQVLPFDVDRPYPTEIEGQSMTSYTDWMASCYSITVTGCPAISVPCGVGPSGLPVGLQIVTPRGTDRRTLAVAAAFEAAVAA
- a CDS encoding alpha/beta hydrolase, translating into MTRLTRTSLNVATTAAIAAALLFAPPVPAFAQDGESVTVDIMSRYRVAPNITYLTADGYESKLDVMTPRGQGPVPTLIYIHGGGWVGGTKESSVLRALPYLEMGWAVVNVEYRLGRNALAPGAVEDCRCALRWIYENAEDYNIDTSRLVVSGASAGGHLSLTTGMLPASAGLDRLCPGRDADRPGWAAADEYEMPVAAIVNWFGITDVGDLLEGVNAKSYAVAWMGSKSDRMELAKRVSPMTYVRSGLPPILTIHGDVDNIVPYQHALDLHAKLDEAGVTNKIHTVPGKGHGNFTPDEQQEIFRVIRAFLDQHVTGGGGASTGAE
- a CDS encoding CoA transferase — its product is MTRPDPPGSAASPLDGTGPFAGLRIVELAEGVAGPYCGKLLADLGADVIKVEPPAGDAARWANGSDPEGSPLFLYCNTSKRGVVLDLDDEDDRGALDSLLRTADALIVDREPPAETPPDLIVAAVTPYGLTGPRSGAPAGELTLTHGGGLVNQMPARSRDIDRAPVALGGHQAGYHAGLVTALAVAALLYERGHAGDARVDVSMQDVMISLVAPLLASARYHETTWSRVPDRPPAMGRLKTSDGYVILNAFDDHHFELFRELMGNPDWCQGDEWKDMAYRSHHLMEIAPQVDAWALEQKRDDLYHRAANLGIPVGPIHDAADVMDYQQYAARDYFVEVDHPSTGAKRYAGWPYRMDASRPKVSRPAPQLGEHSSEVLAEVAAAGNGAPVAAGSVPTAPPATRKLPLEGIRVAEFAWVWAGPYAGVLLSTLGAEVIKVEGPRRLDLTRRSVVWPRAEEAPQKIGEDAGMAFNTMNLNKRSLALDLSQAEGRALALRLAGECDVIYDNMRPGAMVKLGLDYENLRRANPELIVASSSGRGHGGPETEYLGYAMVHQGVAGGAWISGYPDDHPTHSGGDVDLMNAITLAFSIVAALHHRSRTGQGQFIDYSQCEGVSSILGEILLEYEMTGEVPERAGNSHRHSAPHGVYRCWGIDRWLAIEVHSDEEFARLTATMGRPELAEDPRFATATARKQNETELDAIVAAWTRERDRDWLARELLRTGVAAAPSRDARDLYADSHLRARGSFATVEHPEWGDLELVGPPFRIAGRDLSPRRAPLLGEHTDAVLADVLGLSADEIAACRGRGIVA